Proteins encoded within one genomic window of Platichthys flesus chromosome 13, fPlaFle2.1, whole genome shotgun sequence:
- the LOC133967054 gene encoding LOW QUALITY PROTEIN: 5-hydroxytryptamine receptor 2A-like (The sequence of the model RefSeq protein was modified relative to this genomic sequence to represent the inferred CDS: deleted 2 bases in 1 codon): MHLCAISLDRYIAIRNPIHHSRFNSHNKARVKILAVWTISAGISMPIPVLGLRDHSRVFKDGSCFLTDNHFVLVGSFVAFFVPLTIMVVTYFLTINALRDEATLCLDQLVPRPKWSTTFTLSFLPQTSLSSERLFRRSLSREAGGRGSGGGLGGQRVSVSGSLLGRRTMQSISNEQKASKVLGVVFFLFVVMWCPFFITNVLVVVCDPEACDPGLMGGLLNVFVWVGYLSSAVNPLVYTLFNKTYRAAFLRYVRCQYQPPKKPLQLMLVNTIPSLAFSSTHLPLGDIAKLRNGAALSRGEGRDFSLPGQEILCKSDKRQKDGDESYV; this comes from the exons ATGCACCTGTGTGCCATCTCTCTGGATCGGTACATCGCCATACGGAACCCGATCCACCACAGCCGCTTCAACTCCCACAACAAGGCCCGGGTCAAGATCCTGGCGGTGTGGACGATCTCAGCCG gGATCTCGATGCCGATTCCCGTGCTGGGACTCAGAGACCACTCA AGGGTGTTCAAAGATGGCAGCTGCTTTCTGACAGACAACCACTTTGTGCTGGTGGGCTCCTTCGTGGCGTTCTTCGTGCCCCTCACCATCATGGTGGTCACGTACTTCCTGACCATCAACGCCCTGCGGGACGAGGCCACCCTCTGTCTGGACCAGCTGGTGCCGCGGCCCAAATGGAGCACCACGTTCACTTTGAGCTTTCTACCACAAACCTCCCTGTCTTCTGAACGGCTCTTCAGACGCTCGCTGAGCCGCGAGGCCGGCGGCAGGGGGAGCGGCGGCGGCCTGGGGGGCCAGCGGGTCAGCGTCTCGGGCTCGCTGCTCGGACGCCGCACCATGCAGTCCATCAGCAACGAGCAGAAGGCGTCCAAGGTCCTGGGGGTggtgttcttcctctttgtggtCATGTGGTGTCCGTTCTTCATCACCAatgtgctggtggtggtgtgcgACCCGGAGGCCTGTGACCCGGGACTCATGGGAGGTCTGCTGAACGTCTTCGTGTGGGTCGGGTACTTGTCCTCCGCCGTCAACCCGCTGGTCTACACATTGTTCAACAAGACGTATCGTGCAGCTTTCCTGCGCTACGTCCGCTGCCAGTACCAGCCGCCAAAGAAGCCTCTGCAGCTGATGCTGGTGAACACCATCCCGTCGCTGGCCTTCAGCTCCACCCACCTGCCACTGGGCGACATCGCAAAGTTACGAAATGGAGCTGCGCTCTCTAGAGGTGAAGGGAGGGACTTCTCTTTACCCGGGCAGGAGATATTGTGTAAGTCGGACAAAAGGCAAAAAGACGGAGACGAAAGCTACGTGTGA